The following coding sequences are from one Phycisphaerae bacterium window:
- a CDS encoding 2-oxo acid dehydrogenase subunit E2, with product MSAADSVPGVVAVTMPQVNVNDEEVILLGWHVPDGGQAVEGQPLCEVETSKSVGDMPSPASGVFRPMVEVGEVVAIGQTIGFLGPSLEAIEQHLTTHPRVPEVLTAGSRGLETPVDATAGAIELARRHGVDLAQVGAPGRIRREDVERYLAEHPAPGVESTRPDRGELPPLLAPLVDHGPDLSDHQWSVARHLTVTQSRLVSAFVNMDVDMTAAGRWLGAGREAGLVTGPVPLLLHAAAAAVRAVPPLASFRLGRKVFSYHTPAIAFTARSPDGRLFTPVIRSVDSQSLEDLARQCVALSMAVFRGQLKPADQLGACMTVSVLADQPVRFHVGLQNAYQSAILTAGAVHQTATVRDGQLAVRAEMTLCLSYDHGLMDGWEAAAALDAARLALESLDV from the coding sequence GTGAGCGCAGCTGACTCGGTTCCCGGCGTCGTCGCGGTCACCATGCCGCAGGTCAACGTTAATGACGAGGAGGTGATACTGCTGGGCTGGCATGTGCCCGACGGGGGACAGGCGGTCGAAGGGCAGCCCCTTTGCGAGGTCGAGACCAGTAAATCGGTAGGGGATATGCCGTCACCGGCCAGCGGCGTCTTCCGGCCCATGGTGGAGGTCGGCGAGGTGGTCGCCATTGGCCAGACGATTGGTTTCCTTGGCCCCTCCTTGGAGGCAATCGAGCAGCATCTCACCACCCACCCTCGGGTCCCGGAGGTATTGACCGCTGGTTCTCGGGGCCTGGAAACCCCCGTTGATGCCACAGCCGGAGCGATTGAACTGGCTCGCCGGCACGGTGTGGACTTGGCCCAGGTTGGCGCCCCGGGCAGGATCCGTCGCGAGGATGTCGAGCGTTACCTGGCCGAACACCCAGCCCCCGGGGTTGAGTCCACTCGGCCGGACAGGGGAGAACTCCCACCGCTCTTGGCGCCGCTCGTCGATCATGGCCCCGACCTGTCGGATCACCAGTGGTCCGTGGCCCGCCATCTGACCGTCACCCAGTCCCGGCTGGTAAGCGCCTTCGTCAACATGGACGTGGATATGACCGCGGCCGGACGCTGGCTGGGCGCCGGGCGCGAGGCAGGGCTTGTCACCGGGCCTGTTCCGCTCCTGCTCCATGCGGCCGCCGCCGCGGTTCGCGCCGTCCCCCCACTGGCGTCGTTTCGGCTCGGGCGAAAGGTGTTCAGCTACCATACTCCGGCAATCGCTTTTACGGCCCGGAGTCCCGACGGCCGCCTGTTCACGCCCGTCATTCGGTCGGTGGACAGCCAGTCCCTTGAAGACCTCGCTCGCCAGTGTGTTGCTCTGAGCATGGCCGTCTTCCGCGGCCAGCTCAAGCCCGCCGACCAGCTTGGAGCATGCATGACCGTGTCCGTCCTTGCCGATCAGCCGGTCAGGTTCCACGTCGGGCTGCAGAACGCCTATCAGTCGGCGATCCTGACCGCTGGAGCGGTTCATCAGACAGCCACGGTTCGCGACGGTCAACTCGCCGTCCGGGCGGAGATGACCTTGTGCCTATCCTACGACCACGGTCTGATGGACGGCTGGGAGGCTGCCGCTGCCTTGGACGCCGCCCGGCTTGCTCTAGAGAGCCTCGACGTCTGA
- a CDS encoding endonuclease/exonuclease/phosphatase family protein translates to MRPVAPSLVLFCGSLLLLPSSATLLAQDPATIPTISWKDAGNYVDQEVDVIGRVVRATRGRSGQYYLNFVENWKGTLSIYIPRNAAARFDPNPEDLFKGKTIKVRGLIYLFKESNTEDLNLRVEDPKAIVVVPDDTPSASEPAVAARPSNGSSSANTPASAGSSQAIRAEEYLPTIGVAHAGDFLEQEVFVVGRIGGGRQVAAGHLNLHLHDEQGHTLKVFIRRQYLPNFPASPTQLYTGKMVRIRGRLYLFENKPDLPITHPGQVRVLPDDAKPPTEPQWPIRIKPTISTVPGTEITVGSYNLLNLFDDVDDPYYADDILDAKPRHELEALATSIRKLNADVLAVAEVENRGILETFARRFLPDMGYEPVLIEGNDDRGIDVGVLSRLPVGRVISHRHLRFKEADGKASRFRRDLLQVRIEPPGGTPFDVFVVHLKSKGGVEEGGIETRTAEAREIRRILDDLLKRDPQALFVLCGDFNDTLGSEPLMSILGKGTTQLANFVNDLPPDNRVTFNQMPHLSMIDFILASPGMAGQYVAKSYGILPGSPETSGSDHNPVFARFRVGHPR, encoded by the coding sequence ATGCGACCTGTGGCTCCCTCTCTCGTGCTGTTCTGCGGTTCGTTACTGCTCCTGCCCTCTTCAGCCACCTTGCTGGCCCAAGACCCCGCCACCATCCCGACGATTTCCTGGAAAGACGCGGGCAATTACGTGGACCAAGAGGTCGACGTCATCGGCCGGGTCGTTCGAGCGACGCGCGGTCGTTCCGGGCAGTACTACCTGAACTTCGTGGAAAACTGGAAGGGCACGCTGTCCATCTACATTCCCAGAAACGCGGCCGCCCGATTCGACCCCAACCCGGAGGACCTCTTCAAGGGCAAGACCATCAAGGTGCGCGGGCTCATCTACCTGTTCAAGGAGAGCAACACCGAGGATCTGAATCTCAGGGTCGAGGACCCCAAGGCCATCGTGGTCGTCCCCGACGACACTCCCTCGGCCAGTGAACCGGCGGTAGCGGCTCGTCCCTCCAATGGATCCTCCAGCGCGAACACCCCCGCCTCCGCTGGCAGCAGCCAAGCGATTCGGGCTGAGGAGTACCTGCCGACGATCGGCGTGGCCCATGCGGGCGACTTCCTGGAACAGGAGGTTTTCGTCGTGGGCAGGATCGGGGGCGGCAGACAGGTCGCGGCCGGCCATCTCAACCTGCACCTTCATGACGAGCAAGGCCACACCCTGAAGGTGTTCATCCGCAGGCAGTATCTGCCCAACTTCCCCGCGTCCCCCACCCAGCTGTACACGGGCAAGATGGTGAGGATCCGCGGACGGCTGTATCTGTTTGAGAACAAACCGGACCTTCCGATCACCCATCCCGGCCAGGTAAGGGTCTTGCCTGACGATGCCAAGCCGCCCACCGAACCGCAATGGCCCATTCGTATCAAGCCCACAATCAGCACCGTGCCCGGCACGGAGATCACCGTCGGCTCCTACAACCTGCTGAACCTGTTCGACGACGTGGACGACCCCTACTACGCGGATGACATCCTTGACGCCAAGCCCCGTCATGAGCTGGAAGCCCTGGCCACATCGATCCGCAAACTCAACGCCGATGTACTTGCGGTGGCTGAGGTCGAGAACCGCGGCATCCTGGAGACCTTCGCACGGAGGTTCCTGCCGGACATGGGCTACGAACCGGTATTGATCGAGGGCAACGACGACCGGGGTATCGACGTCGGCGTCCTGTCGCGGCTTCCCGTCGGCCGAGTCATCAGCCACCGCCATCTGCGATTCAAGGAAGCCGACGGCAAGGCCTCCCGATTTCGACGCGATCTGCTGCAAGTGCGGATCGAGCCACCGGGCGGCACACCGTTCGACGTGTTCGTCGTCCACCTCAAGAGCAAGGGCGGTGTGGAGGAGGGTGGAATCGAGACCCGGACGGCCGAGGCCCGCGAGATCCGACGGATCCTCGATGACCTGCTCAAACGCGACCCGCAGGCCCTCTTCGTGCTCTGCGGCGACTTCAACGATACCCTCGGTAGCGAGCCACTCATGAGTATCCTCGGCAAGGGCACCACCCAGTTGGCGAACTTCGTCAACGATCTGCCGCCAGACAACCGTGTGACCTTCAACCAGATGCCCCACCTGTCGATGATCGACTTTATCCTGGCTTCGCCGGGCATGGCCGGCCAGTACGTCGCCAAATCGTACGGCATATTGCCGGGGAGCCCTGAGACTAGCGGATCGGACCACAACCCGGTGTTCGCCCGCTTCAGGGTCGGACACCCCAGGTGA
- a CDS encoding DNA topoisomerase IV subunit A: MVIAAAARKKDPNFDIPIRALSNVRFDPKRAIIEMGGATQSRHFFDKSMAKKFMQTLLIAAQCKTLIEENKTASIRSLYYLAKHDVAGTKEKTFNDQEESDPIIEDLEVCIDTLREELHVYASNRGNLVGPITLVDDGNTLDCMKMGSAGYPVPSIVEPDMIQFRKCTAKYILHVEKDTVWRRFYEDRYHEKHHCIVTHGGGQPARGMRRLLRRMHDELKLPLYCLLDNDPWGYYIYSVIKQGSINLAYESQRMAVPQAVFIGVSSFDYERCGLSDDVKIGLNDQDVKRAKQILSYPWFKGKRDWEREIRKMMQNGFKMEVEALLNKRLTYLTGEYVPMKIKDRKQWLD; encoded by the coding sequence ATGGTCATCGCCGCCGCAGCCAGGAAGAAGGACCCGAACTTCGACATCCCCATCCGGGCTCTCTCCAACGTCCGATTCGATCCCAAGCGGGCGATTATCGAGATGGGCGGGGCCACGCAGTCGCGTCACTTCTTCGACAAGAGCATGGCCAAGAAGTTCATGCAGACTCTGCTTATCGCCGCCCAGTGCAAGACCTTGATTGAGGAGAACAAGACCGCCTCGATTCGTTCACTCTACTACCTTGCCAAGCACGACGTCGCGGGAACCAAGGAGAAGACCTTCAACGACCAGGAAGAGTCTGATCCGATTATCGAGGATCTCGAGGTCTGCATTGACACGCTGCGCGAGGAACTGCACGTCTATGCCAGCAACCGCGGCAACCTGGTCGGGCCGATTACGCTGGTCGATGACGGCAACACGCTCGATTGCATGAAGATGGGCTCGGCCGGCTACCCGGTGCCAAGCATCGTCGAGCCGGACATGATTCAATTCAGAAAGTGTACCGCCAAGTACATCCTCCATGTCGAAAAGGACACCGTCTGGCGCCGTTTCTACGAGGATCGCTACCACGAGAAGCACCACTGCATCGTGACCCATGGCGGCGGCCAGCCCGCGCGGGGCATGCGTCGACTTCTTCGTCGGATGCACGATGAACTCAAGCTGCCATTGTATTGCCTGCTGGATAACGATCCCTGGGGTTACTACATCTACTCGGTCATCAAGCAGGGCTCGATCAACCTGGCTTACGAGAGCCAACGCATGGCCGTGCCCCAGGCGGTCTTCATCGGCGTCTCCAGTTTTGACTATGAACGATGCGGTCTCAGCGACGACGTCAAGATCGGCCTCAACGACCAGGACGTCAAGCGGGCCAAGCAGATCCTCTCCTATCCTTGGTTCAAGGGCAAGCGCGACTGGGAAAGGGAGATCCGCAAGATGATGCAGAACGGCTTCAAGATGGAGGTCGAAGCCCTGCTCAACAAGCGGCTGACTTACTTGACCGGAGAGTACGTGCCGATGAAGATCAAGGACCGCAAGCAGTGGCTGGATTGA
- a CDS encoding DNA topoisomerase VI subunit B, producing the protein MAKQQRNISVSEFFAKNRHLLGFDNKRKALLMCVKEAVDNALDACEEAGFLPEIEVALVQTAEERYRVVVKDNGPGIVKQQIPNVFGKLLYGSKFHRLKMSRGQQGIGISAAGMYGLLTTGKSIKVTSRTSPKKEAHYYEIQIDTKKNEPNIVKDENRQVEWDHGTQVEIELVGSYNKGRQSVEEYMEQTAIANPHAKFIYTPPVGERQLFDRGTLTVPTQPTEIKPHPLGVELGMLIKMLHETGSHWLSGFLQSEFCRVGSQTAEQICHAAKLNPRAHPKRIARQEAEKLYEAVQKTRFMGPPTNCLSPIGAEQILAGLLKGVRAEFFTASTRPPAVYRGNPFQMEVGLAYGGELGADPKQAEAAPVEEVKVSRGKVVNGNDSRNVPTTRVIRFANRVPLLYQQSACCIYKAVLDLDWRRYGLSQSSGALPQAPLVVMVHMASVWVPFTSESKEAIADYDEIRQEIRLGLQECGRKLSSYLNRRRKQKYEGERRSVFERYIKEVVDACAVIKRINREELTGNLVAIAQKVTCRADERLDEHGRPIRDDDDGEDLGEHTVVVNRDVETAGELFQRAG; encoded by the coding sequence ATGGCCAAGCAACAGCGGAACATCAGCGTCTCCGAGTTCTTCGCCAAGAACCGGCACCTGCTCGGCTTCGACAACAAGCGGAAGGCCCTGCTGATGTGCGTCAAGGAGGCGGTGGACAACGCCCTGGACGCCTGCGAGGAGGCCGGTTTTCTGCCCGAGATCGAGGTGGCCCTCGTTCAGACCGCGGAGGAACGCTACCGGGTCGTCGTCAAGGATAACGGCCCGGGCATCGTCAAACAGCAGATCCCCAACGTGTTTGGCAAGCTGTTGTACGGGTCGAAGTTCCACCGCCTCAAGATGTCGCGCGGCCAGCAGGGCATCGGTATTTCCGCGGCGGGCATGTACGGCCTGCTGACCACCGGCAAGAGCATCAAGGTGACCTCGCGGACCTCACCGAAGAAGGAGGCTCATTACTACGAAATTCAGATTGACACCAAGAAGAACGAGCCCAACATCGTCAAGGACGAGAACCGGCAGGTCGAATGGGACCACGGCACCCAGGTCGAGATCGAGCTGGTCGGTTCCTACAACAAGGGCCGCCAGTCGGTCGAAGAGTACATGGAACAGACCGCGATTGCCAACCCCCACGCGAAGTTCATCTACACGCCCCCGGTTGGCGAGCGCCAGCTCTTCGACCGGGGAACGCTCACCGTTCCCACTCAGCCCACCGAGATCAAGCCACATCCGTTGGGGGTGGAGCTGGGCATGCTCATCAAGATGCTTCACGAGACGGGTTCGCACTGGCTGAGCGGTTTCCTGCAGAGCGAGTTCTGTCGAGTCGGGTCTCAGACCGCCGAACAGATCTGTCATGCCGCCAAGCTCAATCCCCGGGCACACCCCAAGCGGATTGCCCGCCAGGAGGCGGAGAAGCTGTACGAAGCCGTTCAGAAGACCAGGTTCATGGGCCCCCCGACCAACTGCCTCTCGCCGATCGGGGCGGAGCAGATCCTGGCCGGCCTGCTCAAGGGCGTGAGAGCCGAGTTCTTCACCGCCTCGACCCGTCCGCCGGCCGTCTATCGGGGCAACCCGTTCCAGATGGAAGTCGGTCTGGCCTACGGCGGCGAGTTGGGGGCCGATCCCAAACAAGCGGAGGCGGCCCCGGTCGAAGAAGTCAAGGTCAGCCGAGGCAAGGTCGTCAACGGCAACGATTCGCGCAACGTTCCCACCACCCGAGTGATCCGGTTCGCCAATCGCGTGCCGTTGCTCTATCAGCAGTCGGCGTGCTGCATCTACAAGGCCGTGCTCGACCTTGACTGGCGGCGCTACGGCCTGTCGCAGAGCAGCGGGGCTCTGCCCCAGGCTCCCCTGGTGGTCATGGTCCACATGGCCAGCGTCTGGGTGCCGTTCACTTCCGAGTCCAAGGAGGCCATTGCCGACTACGACGAGATTCGCCAGGAGATCAGGCTCGGCCTGCAGGAGTGCGGGCGGAAACTCTCGAGCTACCTCAACCGCCGGCGCAAGCAGAAGTACGAGGGCGAACGGCGAAGCGTCTTCGAGCGCTACATCAAGGAAGTAGTCGATGCCTGCGCGGTCATCAAGCGGATCAATCGCGAGGAACTGACCGGCAATCTCGTGGCCATCGCTCAGAAGGTGACCTGCCGGGCGGACGAGCGGCTGGATGAGCACGGCCGGCCGATCCGAGATGACGACGACGGCGAAGACCTCGGCGAGCACACCGTGGTCGTCAACCGCGACGTCGAGACGGCCGGCGAGTTGTTCCAGCGAGCCGGCTGA